GGACAAACACAACTTGAGCACTCATTATTCCAAAATGGCTAATGCTGTTGCCGATTTCCATCCAGCTTCCTTTATTTCGGACCTGTTACCAATCAGAAAACAAGTAAGATGGATCCTAACCATGATGAATCCCCAGGATCATCAATCACGTTCCTGGAGATAAATCAGTCAAAAGCATGAAAGAGAAAAACTCAAAGCTGTTAGATATTATGACAGAGAAGAACAGATTGGTACTGGTAATCCTACATTTTTCAAGCAAAACACATTGGATGGAGAATAGGTGGAAAAACATATGAGAATTGCACCATAGGAGGAATAAGACGACTACTTACCAGGAAGAAGAAATGGATTGTCATTACATCGGAGCACAAGATCACTAGAAAATAGCATCCCAACAATGGAACTTGCACCAATTTAGTGATTGCACTAAACGCACATCTGCATTTAATGCCCCAAAACAAATAAAAGTTATTCATGGTGCACAACTAATCTCAGCAAGtaccaaaaattccaaaatacTTCTACTTGTATATCAATACAAATTCTTGGTCTgcaaaaattctaaaagcttctACTCATGTATAAATATAGATTCCTATAATGCACTTTGTTCACAGTGAAGATCccaaatcaccaaaatattattcTAAGAGGACATATGAATGTAAATGTAGGTAGATATAACGACGGTTTCCATTGGCACCAGAATGAAGAAAGGAAAACAATCTTAAGAGTTTGAGTAAGCTTACCATATAGTATTAGCCAACACTTTTTTAAACAGGGAATGCACCTAATAACTTTTAAGAGTGGAGTAATCATAACCAAATAAACTTCATCCATACTAGAAGAAATGACAGGGCTACATGTAAAGGTTATACCAAGAAGAAACCCAACCACCCAACATAGAAAGATGATGTACTACCCTGTTGATTTCTACTCTCTAGTTATGGCTAACACAACTAATAATGCGGTTAAGGTGCCACAAGAATGTTAAATACTCAAAAATTGTGTTTGGAAAGTAATATGGATGTTTGGAAATGAATAGGAGTGGATTAAAGCAAGTGGAGAACAATTTGGAGTTGGAAATAATTTGGATATTTTTGTGGAAGACAGCAGCCACCGTAGCAGCAGTCGAAATTTGGGCGCTGCAACAATATTTTCTGGTCGCTCCAGGCTGCGACGAGTGTCTCAATGGGTGAAAGTTGATCACTGCAACAGGCAATCCCTGAAGCCAATATTTTAAATACGCAAGAGTGGTCCTAGGTTTATTTTCACATCTTATTTGGACGAATTTGAGAGAGAAAAACAGCCCCCAAGCCCTAGAAACTCCAAGGTAAGATTTCCACCACAATCTTTGGATTACAGTGGTTTTCCATCCAAACTGTTAATAAGGAAAATTTGCAAGTTGTACTTACATGACAAGTATGAATGGTATCAACAACTTGAAAATAAGCAACGCCGCCATCAGAAAAGGCTGCAAAAGACAGGAACAATCCCATATATCACCGTAGGCAAATGAAAGGGAAATAAAGAATAAAGGATTCATAAACAAGGATGTTCAGTTCCACTTACACTGAAAATAGTGATGAACCGATACACCGAGGAGATTTCAAAACTTGCAATACTTGCAAAATTACCAGTTCCAAAGAATGCAATATTGAAAAATACCATCTAAAAAGCAGAAATTGCATCAGtaatttaagaagaaaaatatttggttCAGAGGCAACTTTGTCCCTGAACTTTCCATTTTAGGACTAAACTTCACAAATTTTTAAGATGAGTGACAAAATAATTTACATAAAATGTAGTACGATGCAGGTGTTCAAATTTTTAAACtaacatttaattattattttttgactgAAATCTACTTTGAATTATGAAAAGTCAACGTGGACAAAATTGTGGCACAAAGGGagtaatattcttttttttttgagaaggtaaacatttgtatatatattataaactGGGCATTACACTTCAAAGGGGGAGTACTATTCTTCTTTAGCTATGTATAGAGGAAGATAAAACGATATGCTATCAATTTTCATAACTAACCTCTTTGATAATTGTTTCAGTTGGTTGTTATTTCATGGTGTTAAAATCAGTACTCTGACTAAATCTGTTTGGGAGAGAAAAAAGGCTCACTGTTCTAACCAGCTAACTCATTGCTATCCGTATGCACTGTACTTTAAGCTTTCATTTCTTTATGCATGACAAAGTGAACCAAGTGATTCGAATATATATTCACATTTAGCTTTGTGAGTAACATTTAATTGAATGGAAGGGATTTCAATAGTTCTAACTTCCAGAAGAGGTAGACATACTTTTAGAGAGACTCAAACACAATATATAAAATTGCGAAGCCTTTTTTTTCCTGGCTGCACAATTAACTATGTGGTACTTTAATGATAATGATCTAATTATCAATAAACTGTACTGAATATATAATGAACCGATGCGCACATGGAAGCAAGGAAGATGTTCAGTTGCCAGGAAGCTTCAATATAACTATTTGGATATATGCAAAGACAACAGAGCTAGAAGCATACACCCCCAAAGTCTTAAATTAACACGGCTAAAAATGTTGTGACTGTCTTTCTTTTTTCCATAACTCTAACATCATTAAGAAAAGCAGGACGTAAAACTTACAAAGGTTAATGGGATCCTCATATCGGATAACTCCAGACACCTATTATCATCCTCCATGGATTTGACTGGAGTTGATGATCTGAACTTGCTTATATGGAGATAAGCATTTTCCGCCAGTATCCATGCTATAAGTGCAAGACTGATAGCACCATAGAAAACTGCTTCATAACTGCAGGACATTCAAAAGCTTTCAAATTCTGACTCAGAACATTATAAAAATTGAATCTACTCCTAGCCTAAGCCACAAAATGATGGAGATACCCGATTGATAGAAGCAGGAAGGGAGGTGCAACGCCAAGGAAAATGGAAGTCAGCCTGGACAAGAGACCAGTAGCTGAAAAGAGTGGGAGTATCATCGAGAAGCCTAAAGAAACAAGTCAAATGATAAATACAGGGTTGTTGAAATTTttacaaagaaaacaaaatatgtaaaatatgaTCAGGCTGAAGAACAGTAAACAGTGAAAGGAATAGTTATACAGAAAAAAACTAGTCAGGAAAAGCTTCATAAAAGTTTATCATTAAAATGAACCAAAAGAGCCTGAAAATTGAATGCAAGTGTAACAAAAGACAGTCTGATATGCAACAACGTGATACATTACCATTAAGTAGATGTTTACCAAAGATATTATCTCTTTATGACAGGATGCAGCCTAGTAATTATTCCTAAAATCACATTGAAGGAAGTTGTCATGGAAGTCTTACAATCTCTTTGGAATCTATGCAGACTTAACAAAGGATAGACACGATAGAAGAAAATGATCTTATATAGGGGATACCAATTAGTTGAGAATTTATTCTAGTCATGTTATCATGTTTACTTTAGGTCTTGTGCTTTCTTAGAGTCTTTAAGCCCTATTAGAGATTCTTATGCGAGTGggaaatatagaaaaaatttaTGGCATGTTTGGTagaccaagtaattacttggtaaGAGAGGAATTTGGTGTAATTGAAGGGGAGTAATTACACTCTTCAATTCCCAAAGGAGGATAaggaattggtgtaattacattacatgaaactttttaaaattcttcttttatttatatttaaaaggGAGCAGGGAGTTTCTGCAAGTCAATGTTTCATAAAATAAACCCGTGCGCTCCGGGCGCCCAACTCATAGAGAGTTCTGTCACTTGGTCTGAACCCATTTCTTCTATTCCTATGATTGTTCAGTCCTTCACTTGCTGATCGTTCGCGAGTCGAACTCGCTCTCTTGCCACGCCTTTCACTCACTCGCTTtaccttggagtaactggtaaagttgttatCATATCACCAGGAGATCAcaggttcaagccttgaaaacagcctctggcacaaatgcaaggtaaggctgcgtacaatagacccttgtggtcgggcccttccccggaaaattcttcttttatttatatttaaaagggagccttggagtaactggtaaagttgctgccatgtcaCCAGGAGGTTACgagttcaagccttgaaaacagcctctggcagaaatgcgaggtaaggctgcgtataatagatccttgtggtcgggccctttctcggaccctgcgcatagcggaagcttaagtgcaccgggctatcctttatttatatttatattttttcattttaatttatttttttatttctattattttttaaaatatttttattattctaatattttctaaaaattatattttttattttttattatttatatttcatttccttcgcattctcaacctttactttttcatgtgattccatgcaatttttcatattatttatttatttatttattattctatttttttatttgcataattttgttagtattctaatttctaaattaaagtagaaTTCATTATTAAATAAGATTATAGACTTacgttttccttttcctttaaatcatatttatgtacattgtgttaaaatttgatataagagtattatgttaaatttttgttttgaatttagaatttatgtcatattttcaatttcatttattttagtagtattgacttgatatttcacattgcaaatcatttattttttagttaatatTAACATATTTGTCAAATATACATTTTCtaatgttcataaaaatcttatatttttaattttttgatttaaattaattaaaatatactaatttaaaaaatataaataaattatttttttaatattagttaagaatatatgtttattaattaatatatatctaaaatatttaatttaatatcatttataaagacccttatttgtctaatataaattttaagtttagataattaacttttatttttaaaatttgatataaccTTGTAATTATACTAGTGCAACCAAACAGTTAATTACACTGTAATTACATTATGGCAAAAAAAAGGTCATTGTAATTACTACCCTAGTAATTACACTAATTCCTATTATCAGGTAGCTTTTCAAACAGACCCTTAGTTGTTTTCGCTTATTTTAAATTCTATAAATGTTGGCTTGAGATAAACATGAATGAGGAACATAGTCAGTGAGAATTCATATAGTCGATCTCAAATTGTTTGGGACTGAGGTGTAGCTGTTGTATGACAGGATGCAACCTACATTACACAGACTCTTGCTCGAGTTAATGTCATATCCATGTCCTACACATTTGACATGGAACACCAATGCTGATGAAGACAAGCAGCTGTCCAAGGAGGGCAACTGTAAGACACCAAGCAGGAGAAGAGAAATTTTGAAAAGTAAGTCTGGATAGAATGCCTTTTATTAGAACAATTATTAAGAAAATGTAAAATCTCACCACTTTGAACTCACTGTTTAACATCCCATTGCATTAACAACACAAGCAATTGAAGGAATAAATGGGTGTAAAGGCTTCATTAATTGTGTTCATAGGACATACGAGAACAATTCTAAGACTGAGCTACTCTAGCAGACGgataaaagcaaaaaagaaTACCAGCAATGGACCAATTCACCAGTTGGTGGAGGACTAACAATTCCTGCTTCTCTGTTCTATGAGTAGTTGAAAGCCAAACCATCAGAGATGCTAAGCCAACCAAAAGGATCTACTCCCAAacgaataaaaagaaaattccaAAATCTCTCAGTAAAAGCTTAAGATAATAGACAATATTGCTCATAAACGACATTGCTTACCTGCAAGTGAAAGAGCAAGGGGAATTTGAGTTTCCTCGAGTCTTGTGCAACAAGACTAAGCCAGTATCTGTTATCTTTAGCATGCAATTCCACATACCGAAGAACTATGCCAATTGTGATGATCATCACCGCCCCAGCAACCCTACATAATATAGAAGTTCAGtacatcaaattcaatcaaCCTACTACAAGTGGATCTGCAAGTTAAGCTATTCAATAAGAAGTTACTTACACGAGCAGGGTATTTTCTGGAATTTGAGGGGGCATGAGAGTAAAAACTGACAAAAACCAACATGCCAGCCATACAAAGATTGGTATTCCAGATCTAATAGGAAATGATCTATACAGATAAAAAGGAACAGAAACCCCTGTAACTAAGAAGCACCAAGTATAGAGTTTTCTATCTGTGAAGCTCTTCACCTGTAAGGTAACCACACACAATGATTAAAGAATCCAGATGCTCAAGAACAAATCCACTGCTGTTTAAAGGAACATACATAGACTAGGAATAGAGCCTCACCAGAAGCTCAAGAATGATCACGGAAAAAACACCTGTTGCAATGAGTTTAAGATAGTAATCCTTAACTCTCCCGCACAAATATCTGCAAAAtgccttgagaaattgatattCACTAAATATTTGTGTCCACAGAAACATTGTCATCACGACATATGCGTGATAAAGGGGAGGAGATTTTTCAACCAACAGAAGAGTGCACGCTACTCCCATTAACAGCCCTCCTAAAAGATGTATCTGCCATAGAAAAAGAATATAAGCAAGAACTTGGGAATCAATTATCGGATAACAATTCTTTCTAGTATAACCTTACGAATAACTATCAAGAATATCCATCTATTTTTGTGGGAGGAAGACACGTGTTCTAATAACATCAATTTCTAAATGCCAAAATAgtataataagaaaaagaatgacTATGCCAATAGAGGACCGAGATAATATAGGTTTTTAAGATTCCCTTATGAGAAATCCCAGATGAGCAATTGATTCAATCAGTGTTATCAAATATTAATTGTTTAGTGCTACCTCTGCAAGAACCACTCATTCACAAGGTTTGTATGTCTTAAAGCCTTGATGACGATAGTGAAGCGCATATTAGGCGAGGCGAAGCGCTCAACATGTTTTGAGCCTCGGTTTAGGCTTAAGCTcgcctttgacaacactggATTCAATAGCTTTGGAGATCAGGCAGAATAGAGACAAAATATAACCAAATATGGTCCTCAAGCTGGGTGTGACTTTCATGGAAcattttagaaaaagaagaaaggagaaaTGTTTGGGGGTTGAAAGAAAAAAACTGAGAGAATTAATGTCCAAAGAAGCATCTGCTGTCATTACTCCCACCTTGCTCTTAGATTTCAATTTCTTTCCTTAATAAGTCTTAACTTTCTAAAGTTTTGGTGGAAAACCTCCTCCTCCCACTTACAATGCATAGGATAAAGTGATTACAGTCTCACCTTTGAACTTTCTGGAATAATGAATTAGATTATCTTTTACGATATAGTAACATGTGTAATTTTGGCATATCAATATTTGTCACTAGATGTACTCTATCTCAAGGAGGTAGCAAAACAACCGGACAACCCTTTGTATATCTCCGCTTCGAATTAAAATCATATATCAATAGTCAAGATATTTTTGTTGGTTTTAGATTGGATTGAGAAAATTACTTGAACTTGCACAACACGAATACTTTTCATGCATAAATGCATTTATATGTCCAATTTACTCCTCCATTTTTCCTACTAATCTATCATACCCTCAACACCAAACAGACATATGATTTCTTTTGATCCTTCCCTATAGTTTTTAAAAGAAGATAAGAACTTACCTTTGTGAGAGCAAACCTGCttattttcttagaaaaaaataattatacacAAAAAGAATTATATCATAcatcagaaaagaaaaaaaggtgaaaataaaatttacaatgCAAAATAATTCACAGACGACAACGTGGATTGCTGAACTTACCCAGAAGAAGAGAGAATTGTTGAACTTACCAAATTTTAATGGAGGTATTACAAGGAGAATGAAAGTGAAATCACTATCTGCTAGAAGGGATATGACATCTTCCGTTTGCATTTGTAAGCAAAAATTGACAGAATTTTTCTCAATACTCATAATGGTGATATTTAATTTATCTATTAGAAAGAAGAAAACGAAAGTAACATAAGGAAAATAGAGAGATTCTGGGaaagtaataatattatattaataaggAAAGGAATAAATGGGATAACTTTAAATTTCTaatacttaacatatatattttataggAGTGATTTCAATTATGTAATAAAtgctaataataattaataaggaAATATACAAATTTTTTGTGAAGGTTTTAGAATAGAAAATAGGAAAAACATTCAAAATTCTGAGAAAATAGATAAATGATTCTAGCCTATGAAGCATGTCACATCATCATGCTTACATTCAgctttatatatatgatttgttcATTTTTAACTATGTATTGAGTTTTTCATCTCCGGACTACCCTCCCGCAATTCCACACCGCCGTCGGGCACATCTCCCGAGGTGGAATTAGCAATCAAAAGATCCTGAGTTTGAGGTATTACCTTTTTCTGGTTGCACTGTTAGTTTCGCTTTTCCTGCATTATTCATGTTACCCTTGGTCTCCAATGAGGCTACACCGACGGTAGTATCTTCGGCGGCTATGGCCAGAGAAACGCCTTTCTTCTGGGTTCTACGATATGTCCGGATATAAACTTTGCCTGAGAAACGTCTTTCTTCTGAATCCATCTGAAATGAAAAACCCTAACCCTAAACACAACTTGAAAAAACAAACCCAATTTAGGAACTTAGGGtttccaaaaagaaaagaaagtgatCGGAGAAGATGATCCTCGACGGGAAACTTACAAAAACATTTTTAGCAAAAATTGGGTTTTTTCTACAATCCCACTGCCGATCATCTTCTccaatcatttttttctttttggaaacCCCAAGTTCCCAAATTGGGTTAGTTTTTTCAAGTTGTGCTTAGAGTTACAGTTTTTCATTACGAATGGATTCAGAAGAAAAATGTTTCTCCGGCAAAGTTTATACCCGGAGAAATCGTAGAACCCAAAAGAAAGACGTTTCGCCTGCCACCGCTACCGTAGATACAGTTGCCGGTGTAGCCTCACCGGAGACCAATGATAAAATGAATAATGCAGAAAAAGCGAAAACAGCAAAGCAACCGGAAAAGGTAATACCTCAAACTCAAGATCTTTTGATTGCTAATTCCACCTCTGGAGATGTGCCCGATGGCGGTGTGGAATTGCGGGAGGGTAGTCGAGAGATGAAAAACGacttcatttcaaactcaataaacaaatatatatatatattgaaaagcTCCTAACTTTAAAGTTGGATTACGATTTTGCTCTTGTAGTAAATTAAAatgtaattaaatttttaataatgTGGTAAATcaaaatctaattaaatatctaatttacaataagGAATGTGGTTAGGTGGGAATTGGGATCATAGTAATGATGattatttgaatttatttacCCAGCGTGGGAATTGGGATCATATTAATGGTGAATGATAGAATTTTCACCATCTTTTCACCTCATAACTTTATTGCAAGCTAAAGATATATAACTATCATTTATGATATCAAACTTTCTGCATTTCATCTTCCATATAGCTGAAACTTATTTCTCCATTAACCATTAAAGAGTTgcattaaataataaaatagactaatttataataattagaTATATAGAAAGGAAGCCCAAAAACCACCGAGAATGAAATATATAAAGGTTGGAAATGGTTTTCATTTCCCAAGAATGCTTTACTATAGCaatttcttcaatattttcattttcgtattatttttttctgtttttgttttctttctttccttttattcAGCATTTTTTTTAGGATACCATTTGAAATTTATAGGAAAGGCATAATATTGTACATCTACTTGTGCAttaaaatataaacaaaaaggtgtcaaaaaattcaagaataagttTGTTGGAGAAGTGCTAATGTTATGTTAACAATTGTATGTACTTATCTATATCATATTTTATGGATTGAAAATAATACGCGATAAAAAGCCACCATCATATAGTTAATCATGTACAAATTTTATAAAGTAGCAGGGAACAAACGTGCAACGTACATTCCGGCAGAGCAATCGGAAAAGGTAGTACTTCAAACTCAGGATCTTTTGATTGCTATTTCAAATGAACCCGATTTTGTTATGCTATATCCACCTTTTATAGTAATTAGTAAGGGGTGATCTTTGAATAGGAAATGGAGAGGACTGCAGCGTCCAAAATGAATTTGTTTCTTCGAAAAAGGTCTAGTTGTTTACAACCCTCCTCTAACCAACACATACAACGAAATAAACAACGGCACATGCATATAGAGCGAAACAGGTACCTTAACTGTACTTCTTGGATTAGGCACTTGCTCCTTGCTAAAGATATTTGCAGGTAGGGATGTATAAGATTGCAAGACATGAAGTATCACATAGATCATCCAACCAACATAGCCAAGAGTAATTACAGTCATCAGCATCAACCAATCATATGTCTGGAAATAGTGAAGTCCTTGAAGTGCCAAGCTCCTAAGCTGTTCAGATAGTTTCATTGCAGTTTCATACTCTTTGAGAGAAATCAGATGCTCGATTTGACGCAATAGTGATGAATAACTAGCCAAGGGCTTGAAAGGCTTGATGTATAATGAGGTCGACTGCTTTAACTCTATATATTTGTCAAGGATGCTCAAAAAAGGAAACGAAAAATCAAGACTGTTCttcttagtttttttaaaaatgtgagAACAGGACAAGCCCCAGTTACATTGATGAAGCAGTTTGGCATGACAGCATAAGACTTAATTTATCACTTTTCCCCTCTATTGGTCTAATGTAACATGTCCTAATTCTAATATATGTTATACTCTAATCGAAATTGTTCTACCAGTTACTTCTATTTTGACTGATATTTCTTTTAATACGGTTCTATGTTAACTGACATTTAAAACTCCGAAAAGTGTGAATCGCAACAAGAAGAAAATTAGGAATATACACATGTAAGATGAGTGAGGCACAACAAAGTTAGAAGTGAAAAACAATCTAAGTTATAGGGAAGGATACGTGACTTTCGAAGGAACTGATTGAGGATTTGCTTCGTATTGGCCAGCACAGCTTCAACTTCTTCTGCCTGGACAGAAAAGTGATTGTAAGATCTGCATTCAATCTCAATACAAAGAACACAATAGTGCCAAAGAACCAGCAAACCAGTATATCTCTCCCAATCCATCACACATTCGTACCGTGCAAAATAGACAGGGAACTTATAGTAATGTAGCTACCTTGTTCAGATTCATGTACTGAAGAGGCAGATTGCCAACCGAGTTGACAGGACATGGCAGACCAAGAAGAGTGGACTGCAATTTTTTAGAGATCTTATCAGAGTCAAGACTTTAGAAGGAAATGATATGATAGAAAGGCACTTCAAAGATTGACTTTCAGAAGAGAACAAGGTAATTGACCATCAGTGGTGCTATGTCAGCTTGATTAACATCCAACCTCGTCATGCCACTGAGGCCCCATTCTGAGGGTGTTTCTGTATCATGCAGATGGTCATC
The sequence above is a segment of the Solanum dulcamara chromosome 11, daSolDulc1.2, whole genome shotgun sequence genome. Coding sequences within it:
- the LOC129872272 gene encoding uncharacterized protein LOC129872272; amino-acid sequence: MRTDGILGVEKRDGRRSAIKTTRNKQKWLSGKEKWLVVLGVVLHAVYMLSIFDIYFKTPIVHGMDPVPPRIGAPAKRLVLLVADGLRADKFYEPDSEGGYRAPFLRSIIRKKGRWGVSHARPPTESRPGHVAIIAGFYEDPSAITKGWKANPVEFDSVFNQSRHTFSYGSPDIVPIFCGALPHSTWNSYPHEFEDFATDASFLDEWSFDQFQNLVNSSNKDPKLKQLLEQDKLVVFLHLLGCDSNGHAHKPFSSIYLNNVKVVDKIAEKVYNLVQDYFKDNQTAYIFTADHGMSDKGSHGDGHPTNTDTPLVAWGAGVGHPLPISRSDHHENTARFIDDHLHDTETPSEWGLSGMTRLDVNQADIAPLMSTLLGLPCPVNSVGNLPLQYMNLNKAEEVEAVLANTKQILNQFLRKSQLKQSTSLYIKPFKPLASYSSLLRQIEHLISLKEYETAMKLSEQLRSLALQGLHYFQTYDWLMLMTVITLGYVGWMIYVILHVLQSYTSLPANIFSKEQVPNPRSTVKIHLLGGLLMGVACTLLLVEKSPPLYHAYVVMTMFLWTQIFSEYQFLKAFCRYLCGRVKDYYLKLIATGVFSVIILELLVKSFTDRKLYTWCFLVTGVSVPFYLYRSFPIRSGIPIFVWLACWFLSVFTLMPPQIPENTLLVVAGAVMIITIGIVLRYVELHAKDNRYWLSLVAQDSRKLKFPLLFHLQILLVGLASLMVWLSTTHRTEKQELLVLHQLVNWSIAGFSMILPLFSATGLLSRLTSIFLGVAPPFLLLSIGYEAVFYGAISLALIAWILAENAYLHISKFRSSTPVKSMEDDNRCLELSDMRIPLTFMVFFNIAFFGTGNFASIASFEISSVYRFITIFSPFLMAALLIFKLLIPFILVICAFSAITKLVQVPLLGCYFLVILCSDVMTIHFFFLVRNKGSWMEIGNSISHFGIMSAQVVFVLMLFAVTNVFTKDIQVRSDQQFSRKKM